The Mycolicibacterium mageritense genome contains a region encoding:
- a CDS encoding GNAT family N-acetyltransferase, with translation MGRPHRRIALSPRGADIRVLDTEADLTKALNLFRTAMVGFPQLSGLAKGRIRQILEPGRTFGAFVDGHLVGTTDSATSSLTVPGGKLVGHAAVTHVGVLPSHTRRGIATDLMRRQLRDIRDRGEAVATLRASEATIYGRFGYAPASFTTTVDLSTKRTRLRPDVGHGGPVRLIDLDESWRLLPQIYAANRPDRPGTIDRPAVWWHSQQLRAEGTSGPGYVVVHGEPGHETGFARYHPVDTEAWFVSAHRTVVVDDFFAPTADAYLGLLRFFLDLDLIDRVVFQMLPTDDPLPWLLSDRRAATAGGARDETWLRIVDAAAALAARDYNDGGSVTLRVHDALLPENSATYSISPSGAESTRGDAQLEAGIDAVAAALLGATSWRTLAFNGSVRVNEPAALVTADRLFSVPLQPHSGIFF, from the coding sequence GTGGGGCGGCCTCATCGCCGAATCGCGTTGAGTCCACGCGGCGCCGACATCAGGGTGCTCGACACCGAAGCGGATCTGACCAAGGCGCTCAACCTGTTCCGTACCGCGATGGTGGGCTTTCCCCAGCTGTCCGGACTGGCGAAAGGACGGATCCGGCAGATCTTGGAACCGGGCCGCACGTTCGGCGCATTCGTCGACGGCCATCTGGTGGGCACCACCGATTCCGCGACCAGTTCGCTCACCGTGCCCGGGGGCAAGCTCGTGGGGCACGCCGCGGTGACCCACGTCGGAGTGCTGCCCTCGCACACCCGACGCGGGATCGCCACCGACCTGATGCGTCGTCAGCTCCGTGACATTCGTGACCGGGGCGAAGCGGTCGCAACCCTGCGGGCCTCGGAGGCCACCATCTACGGGCGGTTCGGCTACGCGCCCGCGAGCTTCACCACGACGGTGGATCTGTCGACCAAGCGGACGCGGCTGCGGCCGGACGTCGGTCACGGCGGGCCTGTCCGGTTGATCGACCTGGACGAATCGTGGCGGCTGCTGCCGCAGATCTACGCGGCCAACCGGCCCGACCGACCGGGCACCATCGACCGCCCCGCGGTGTGGTGGCATTCTCAGCAGCTGCGCGCCGAGGGCACGAGCGGGCCCGGCTACGTGGTGGTCCACGGTGAGCCGGGACATGAAACAGGTTTCGCGAGATACCATCCCGTCGACACCGAGGCCTGGTTCGTCAGTGCGCACCGCACCGTGGTGGTGGACGACTTCTTCGCTCCCACCGCCGACGCCTACCTCGGGCTGTTGCGCTTCTTCCTCGATCTTGACCTGATCGACCGGGTGGTGTTCCAGATGCTGCCGACCGACGATCCCCTGCCGTGGCTGCTCTCCGACCGGCGGGCGGCAACCGCAGGCGGTGCCCGCGACGAAACGTGGTTGCGGATCGTCGACGCCGCAGCCGCTTTGGCGGCGAGGGACTACAACGACGGCGGCTCGGTCACCCTTCGGGTGCACGACGCCCTGCTGCCGGAGAACTCGGCGACCTACTCGATCTCACCATCGGGCGCGGAATCGACACGTGGCGATGCGCAGTTGGAGGCCGGGATCGACGCCGTGGCAGCAGCCCTGCTCGGCGCGACGTCATGGCGCACCCTGGCGTTCAACGGCTCGGTGCGGGTCAACGAACCCGCCGCGCTAGTCACCGCCGACCGTCTGTTCTCGGTACCACTGCAACCACACAGCGGCATCTTCTTCTGA
- a CDS encoding dipeptide ABC transporter ATP-binding protein produces MTLFDVTDLAVTIHTGNRARGRRAVRAVESISFSVESGQTAAIVGESGSGKSVSLLAATRLLGARAETTGSVRFAGQDLLSVSEPELRRILGKDIGFVFQDPQSNLHPFKSVGHQIDEVLRIHTRAGRRARRERVEELLAEVGIPAGGYDSFPAEFSGGMRQRAMIAMAIALNPALIIADEPTTALDVSVQAGVLKLLKRLQREHGTAILFVSHDLGVVHEVADTVTVVKDGRVVESGSRDRIYGRPQEQYTRDLLAASLLHTVDAGRGLDAAEPADTTESLLTVRRLRKSYPARTRRERTTVVEGLDFTISPGEIVGLVGESGSGKSTVGRIVAGLQYADAGEITLAGNHFPTAVDDGVPPLPATARRDVQLVFQDPYSSLNPRRTVAASLAEPLRAQHVDSAVIVARVASAADDARLPHSLLDRYPAELSGGQRQRAAFARALVLQPRLIVADEALSSLDVTTQSEIISLVQQLVRDHRTAFLFITHDLGVVSSIAHRVIVLGPDGVEEIGATADVFSAPRSAYTRRLLDAIPRLKAS; encoded by the coding sequence ATGACGCTGTTTGACGTCACCGATCTCGCCGTCACCATCCACACCGGGAACCGCGCTCGCGGACGGCGAGCGGTGCGGGCGGTCGAGTCGATCAGTTTCTCGGTGGAGTCCGGTCAGACCGCCGCGATCGTGGGTGAATCCGGTTCCGGTAAGAGCGTGTCCCTGCTGGCGGCCACCCGGCTGCTCGGCGCCCGGGCCGAGACGACGGGCTCCGTCCGCTTCGCCGGCCAGGATCTGCTGTCGGTGAGCGAACCCGAACTGCGCCGAATCCTGGGCAAGGACATCGGTTTCGTGTTCCAGGATCCTCAGAGCAATCTGCACCCGTTCAAGTCGGTCGGGCACCAGATCGACGAAGTGCTGCGCATCCACACCCGCGCCGGGCGCCGTGCACGCCGCGAACGGGTCGAGGAGTTGCTCGCAGAGGTCGGCATCCCGGCCGGCGGCTACGACAGTTTCCCGGCGGAGTTCTCGGGCGGCATGCGGCAACGCGCGATGATCGCGATGGCGATCGCACTGAACCCCGCGCTCATCATCGCCGACGAACCGACCACCGCGCTCGACGTCAGCGTGCAAGCCGGAGTTCTCAAACTGCTCAAGCGACTACAGCGCGAGCACGGCACCGCGATCCTGTTCGTCAGCCACGACCTCGGAGTCGTTCACGAGGTCGCCGACACCGTCACCGTGGTCAAAGACGGCCGGGTGGTGGAAAGTGGCTCCCGGGACCGGATCTACGGCCGACCACAGGAGCAGTACACGCGAGACCTGTTGGCGGCGTCGCTGTTGCACACGGTGGACGCCGGGCGCGGCCTCGATGCAGCCGAACCGGCGGACACCACTGAATCTCTGCTGACCGTGCGACGGCTGCGCAAGAGCTATCCCGCCCGTACCCGCCGCGAGCGTACAACCGTGGTCGAAGGCCTCGACTTCACCATCAGCCCCGGCGAGATCGTCGGCCTGGTCGGTGAATCGGGGTCGGGAAAATCGACGGTCGGGCGGATCGTCGCCGGGCTGCAGTATGCCGACGCCGGCGAGATCACGCTGGCCGGTAACCATTTCCCCACCGCGGTCGACGACGGCGTGCCGCCGCTGCCTGCCACCGCGCGCCGTGACGTCCAACTGGTGTTCCAGGATCCCTACTCGAGCCTCAACCCCCGCCGTACCGTCGCGGCATCCCTGGCAGAACCCCTGCGCGCACAGCACGTCGACAGCGCCGTGATCGTGGCCCGCGTGGCAAGCGCGGCCGACGACGCCCGGTTGCCCCACTCACTGCTCGACCGCTACCCCGCCGAACTGTCCGGCGGACAACGGCAACGGGCCGCGTTCGCCCGGGCGCTCGTGCTGCAACCCCGGCTGATCGTCGCCGACGAAGCCCTGTCCTCGCTGGACGTCACGACGCAGAGCGAGATCATCTCGCTCGTCCAGCAGTTGGTGCGCGACCACCGCACGGCCTTCCTGTTCATCACCCACGACCTCGGCGTGGTGTCGTCCATCGCGCACCGGGTGATCGTGCTGGGACCGGACGGGGTGGAGGAGATCGGTGCCACCGCGGACGTCTTCTCTGCGCCCCGGTCGGCATACACCCGCCGGCTCCTCGATGCCATCCCCCGCCTGAAGGCCTCATGA